CGGTGGTACCCACTATGACATATTTTTACACTCGGTGTACCCCGCCTTCTTTTCAGCATAGACGGCCTATATCCATCCAGCTGCTTGAACCTGCCACGCTCACAAAAtgacagataatttttttttcttaaaggcGTATTATTTACATTGAGATTTTTGTTCTTAATGTTCTCGACGTATTGATATCCAGAGATAAGTCAGgctgcatatttatttatttatttgttctttttttaagcctatgttattttttagaagACTCTGTTTCTAGAGAAGAGCATTAACATTTGCCATggtcataattatttaaacttgacacctttttttttcaataataatatcagcGCTGTTTCACAAACGAACATCTACAGTCCTCGACAACATTATTCCGAGTGTTGTTCCCGCCTTACATCCACGATATGTAATTAAGTTAAAGTTTCGCGCTTAGGCTAAATCGGCGCTAATCAAAGGATCTGCGCAACTCCCTTTGCTCGACAAGGTCGGGAGCTTGAAGCGCAATTTTTCCAATGCGAAACCGCCGTCGGACTCGAGCGCAAGAGTATCGAAATCTACGAGTACTTTAAACACATCTTCCAACGATGCTTCTGGATCAGGAACAGACAAAATGACTACTCTACAGGTAAAAAGagttataatatcaaataaaagtatattaactattaaaGAACAAATGACGTTTACTTTCAAAGAATTGAATCTGGAAGATCGCCaagattatgaaatatatttgtaaataaagaaGTTCTCaagaattacaaaaattttttcttttgttgcattttattaaatgactaaaatgaaataataagtatttataaattatttattgattacaaataaaaaatttaacttattcGTTAAAACAAATTGGttattatgtatattcgtgaaattatttccattttttacaattttagatatattctTCCACTACGGCTTAGTCATTTGTTGAGTTTTTAAcaactttattctttattttaaaaactggaataaaatattacgatttTTCAGGAGAGATATAGAAAATATCAAGAAGTGATGAGGGCTCAAGACGCGAATAGGCGTCGACACCCGTCCGCTGATACGAGGGATACTTTGAGTGGGAGACCACTCAGCTTAGGCAGTCCGAAACCGGCACCTCCACTTCCACCTCCGCCGCCACCTAGAACCATGATACAATCAGCCAGCGTTTGCGACTTGACCGCAGCTCATATGTGGAATTCAGGAATGCATCAGGTATTCTCAATCAAGTGTTCATCTCAAACAAAAATGTTGTTaagtctatttttattatcgatgttattgttattaatttttccttcttgATTTATCCGTCAAACACTCAAAGGAGACAATGTAtcaaactaaaaatatttaaacctgACGCGTACAGGAAGATTCGTGATagataaaattgtttcagGCCCAATCGATGGCACATCTCGGCCCCGGCGGCGTACCGATGATGTGGTACCCGCCGGGCAACCCCTGGGATATGTCGATGGGAGGCTCCAACGTGAGCCTGCATCATCCAAACGCGTGGGGATATCCCGTGAGCTATCCGTCAGTGCAAATGCTACCTCCGCATTATCCAGGATCTCTTTCTAGAGGGCATAGTCCGGCCAGGAGCGTCAAATCCAGCAGAAGATCGAGGCCAGCGTCTCCGTCTCCCAGCCTGAAATCCAAGAAGTCTTACGCTTCGAGACCGCGATCGAGGAGGTCGCCCGGGTCACCGTCGGACGCAAGCTCCGAGAACTCCGACGAGTCCGATGTGGACGACAGACTTTCCCGCGGATCCAGAAGTAGACGCGGTAGCGTCCCCAGAAGCATACGACAACGAAACTATCATGACGAAGATACCAGAAGTCTCGTGTCCAGAGGTCGACGAGAGTAAGTGGGGAAAACTCTCTTTGAGATAgactaaaagaaatataatttacagatactaatttagaaagatttattttcacaaagCTTCgtgaacaaatatatatagacacaTTAAGGAACTTTTGGCGAACAATTCTATCGACCAACTGTTCATTACTGTCTTAACGATGATATTTTGTAACCTTTCATTTCAAAACTtggcaattaatattaacttatGTTCTATCTTTATTGATCACTTTGAGAGATCAACtaactttttcataattttatagaattttaatttttgcgaaataaatttagttttatcaatatttaaactttaaacacatatattttattcgcgaTCACGTCTTGATCACGGGTTTTTTCAGGAGATTAATATCTGAGGAGAGAATGACGAATGCCGAGGACCAATGGTCTGAAAGTCCGTCCAGTAAACGATACTCGACATCTCCGAGAAGCTATGACGAATTACAAAAGAGCAACACTATCTCTTCTGGACGGCGTTACAACCACGATGACCGCTCGGCTTCCAAGGTGGATCCTCGGCTGGATCGCGTACAAAACGGAACTTATCGCGACCGTCGAAGGCGAAGTACCGACGACGAGTCCTCCGATCGAAAAGTTAACACACCAGGTCGAGCACGAGTTACGAGCTCTTCTGACGATCATTTTGAGAGGGTGGAGAACGCTTTGAAGAGGGCGTCGTCCCTTCGAAGGGACATAATGCTGGACGATTTGGAACGATCCTCTACTCGTCGCGATTCTCGTAGATCGTCCTTCGAGAGTGACGGTCAGATCAGAAAGACGCCTTCTCGTGATGTAGCTTCCCCGAAAAGAACACCCGGAGAAAGAACGCGTCTCCTGGAAAGACAGTCTTCTCAAGGAGGACATTCAAATAGGGATCGCGCGAACATGGATGAGATCGAATCACGCTCGACAAGAAGAGAGCAGCAAACGCGCGATGTCTCGCGAGAGCGCGAGCTCCTCGCGAGAAGAGAGTCGTTCCGACGAAAGGACACTCTTGACGATCTAGACCGGACCTCCAACAAACGAAGTTCCGGCAGATCCTCGTTCGAATCCGACAATCAAGGCTCTAGAAAAACGCCCTCCAAGGAAATGCCGATAAGAAAACAGGAGGACAAGGAAGATCGAGACCTGCCTAAAACGGGTGATCTCCAAGTTACAGATCGTCAGCGATCGATCGAGGGCCGTCAGTCGAAGGATTCGGTACGAACTGCCGAAGTTCAACAGAAGAAACAGGGCAACGCTGAGACGAAACAGCAGACGCGAACATCTCAGCTTGAGAAGGAGCCAAAGGCAAAGAGAGACACAATTGAAAGTACGAGTGCGTCATCCAAGAAAATCGACGAGATGGAAATTCCAAAAGAGGAATGGGCTTGCGAGCATTGTACTTTCATCAACAAGATCAACGATCGCGTCTGCGTGGTTTGCTGCAAGACGAAGAGCAGCGCTCTGCCACCGAGCGTCTCAAACGATGAccccgcggccgcggccggccCGATCGAGCCACGAGCGAAGAACGAGGCGCCGAACAACGTCGGCGATCCCGAGAAGCGGACCAAGAAGATCTCCAACAGCGAAGAGAGCGGCGACAGCGGATCCGTCAAGAATAAAGGTAGACCGAAGCGCAAAATCAGCTTTTCCTTCGGTACCAAGTTGTCCAAGTGACGTCACGCGTGACGCTTCCATTCTATGTGATGCCCACCCGCGTATTCCTGTCCAGAAATGCGGATGACCCGGATTACATTTGTAcacgtttctctttctctctctctctctctctctctttttctctgtctttctgtttctttttatttttttttcatttttacgtaAAGCGACAGTCAAGTCGTACAACTGGTTATTCTCCACCTTCGATGTATTCCCTTGgatgaataataaagagacATGGAAACTGTTTTTCGTACAACGCTACAACGACACCAAATGCATAGTCGTATTTGAAATTCGGCCATCTTCTGTTCATGTCTGAGgcgttatattattcattcaaGCGATGCGACGGTTTCAAGCACGAGCGTGCATTTGGCATATGTTCCTTTTATTCCGGGGCAGACCATCGATGGAAATCACTGCCAGAGCATTTGGCTCGACGACGCTGAAACGCGGCAAAAGATTTGTTTTAGtatgaacaaaaaaattatgcaacagtaaaatttgttaaaattcatTCCCTTTAAAATCGCCCTTTAAATCGTCGATATTTTGTGTACTACGGTTTCGGATTATATTCGGATATTAATGCACTATTAGATTACCTACTAATATTGttactaatattaattgtgATAATTACAAGCGGCATGCcatatattttagttatatgatatatttatttgtggcGATTGTTACAAACCCTAACAAATTAGCGAAttagcaaattttttaattaagtacactaattaaacaaagaaaaatttggcACGAGCAATACattactaatatttaaatcttgtaCACCAAAATTCTCCAATCAGTATTTAATtcgcaattttattcttcCTCTCGATCGCCAGAaacgataaaaatgttatataatttccgGATGACCctgaaaaagatatacatCTTGTACACTTGTGAGGAAACACAGTAGCATTAATCAAAtggtatatttaaaatcacaatttaGGAAGAAATAATTCAGAATCGCACTGAATCATGAgtaaatttgtgattttcagAAGCGATTGTTCCAGACAATGATTCTCTCGTAGAGAACTCTAAAACTACGATCACGGCCGTAGCTGCGCAAGCAAAAGAAGCGTCAACAGACGCGGCATTGCCGGTCGAGAACTTGTCGTTAGAAGCATCATCCTCGGCGTTAACGTCTTCTTCGATTGCAAATACTTCTAAAGCGGACACAAACGCGACGCCACGCGAGGAAAGGATTCGAGGAAAACTTTCGAAGAGCCATTCGGTGTCTACGGGAACATCTCCTCCGCCGCAGAGTATCTCGACTCAAGTAAGAATTGTATAAGCAAGATATTACTCGAATATGAAcgaaaagattatataaacaaaagatTAAATggcgtaaaataaattttatattgaaatattttagactTACGACTATCTCCCTGCAAAAGGGACTCTCGGAAGATCCGCGTCGGTAGGAACACCAAAGAGTTACTTATATTACGACGATAGCGATGGTGAGGTGAGCGAAAAGTAGTGAATAAATTTGTGAATAAATTAAAGCCTAATTAAATGTTGGATAAGAGCAATCGGGCCTATAAACAACCATTGATAGTAAAGTATTCTatgaagagaaataaaatgtctTGCATCCTTCACCTTAATATATGATCAAAAAACGCGCTCTTTGTGTGTTCTAATAAAGGAAACAAGACGGAGCATTTGTTTCAGGAACAAGCCGGATTCGTAAACAGTCCCGATTTGTATCCGCGAACGTTGCAGGAACAGTATCTTCAGCAGCTGATAACCGGGCAGAGGAGCAGAGAGCGGACCAGAAGAAACTCCATCGACTCGTCTCACCTTTATTATCGTTCCAGGGTAAACTCGCTTACGAACTGAGCTTACAAGCCTGATGGATTTTTATGTACACCTCGTTGTCCTCAATCCAACCGTCGCGATAATTAGCCTCGGTGTGAACGTAGGcaggatatttttatttatttagcatCCACCAACCGCTTAAATAGATCGCTCTTACTTGTATATTTATCATGCTTATTTGCGTAATACATTTACAGCTGCTGCTCTAGTCCTGGTATTAATTTAGACATACGCTTAAAGATAATCTGTGGCGGAACCCCCTGCGATTGTGACTACCAATAGATCAAGTAACATCCAATTTGCAATTTCGTGCTTTTTGCCCATTTTTGATGAGACGATCGTTAACAGCAACGTGCTTTTGATTTCAGGAACCCAGCCAATCGCGATACGCGGAGGCAGGTCCCAGTGCCAGCCAAGGGATCTCCACGTTGACGCGCCAAGGACTGGAGATAGTGGAGATCCTACGGGAAGCCGAGAAGCAGGGATTCACGACCGACGATGTCCAAGTCGCATTGGCACAAGGTGCCCCGAATCCGATCGAGTGGCTTCAGACGCAGTGGCCGCATCTGGTGGAGACAGTGCAGGTCCTGGTGACCGCACAGGGCAAGGAATTGAAGGAGAACAGCATCGGCGTGCTCTCGCCAGCCGAGGCGAAAGAGGCCCTGCGATCTGTCAAGGGTGACATGTGGAACGCAGTCGCGACGGCCATCCAACGCAGGCAGCAGAAAGTGCGTGCGAgggaaaaatctaaataaattttcgacgGATTTACGACACTTTGATCAATATTGATTTGTCGTCCTTTCGATTGGCAGTGTGAACAGATAATGGCGAAGGGAAACTTTGCGCTCGCGGACGTTGTCAGAGCTCTCGACAATAATACCGGTGTCGAGGACGCCACTTTGCTCGAGCTGCAAAAGAATCAGCTCAAGCCCTTTTTACTGAGGATCTGGGGTCCTCCGGTCGGGGTGGAAAACGAGGAGGCTGCACCGCACGAAGGTCAGTGAAGTTTTCGATACACACCGATTACACCGATCATGATAATTTCGTAGCGCTTACCAATGTTTTCGATACTtagatatgttaatattattttatataataatcaatattcatatatattattttattattcaatattttatatattttaaaaatatatagagatattattttttaattttattttatatgtaatctGGAAATTGTTACTTTTTGCTTATTACAGTttgcggtaaaaaaaaaacggtttatatttctatgcgcaatagaaaaatatattaaattgagagattaattactttatttgtaTCTCCATATTTACGAAAAAGTCGCAAGTTAATACTCGAGGAAGAAACAAAGATCATCGATCACGCACCGGTCTTTCTTTTTGCTGCAGACGCAGCGGGTGCGGTGGGCGGGACGGGAATTGGTCCCGTGGAACAAGTTCCGAATGTGTCCGATACGGAGGCGCAGAAGCAGGTAATGTCACCAATTGTTGATCATTTCGTGGCGTTGCAGGCCGACTTTCAAAAGCAACTGGCAGCCCTCAGAGAACTGACCGATAACTGGCGACACGAGAAAGATCCCCCGAACAAACTGGGTAATAATAAGTCTGATAATCTGTACGACCGCTCCGATGAGCCCACTGTTCTAATCGATCCAAATCTGGTCCCAAGGGCCGTACAACAAGCGCCCGACGTAGCGGAACCGAGCGATCTTGCGATCACGCGGCAAGAACAGGCGACCGTAGATTCGCGGGACGACTCAAAGTACTCGTTGAACGCTACGAAACCGACAGAAGACCTGGATCAAGTAGATGCCGCGTTGCCCACGGAAATTCCCGCAACCACAATCAATGATCTCGCGAAGACAAGTGCAATGGACTCCTCGCGCGCGCCTGAATACTCCTCGAAAACTGACGATGATCGTTTGACCGGAGAATCATCGACGATTGACACTGATAAGACTGTTGTGCGAATTACCGGACCCGAGCTGTCAAAATCTGACGGCCAGAAGAGTGAAAGCGACGACGTCGAGGTGAAACAGACCGCGCGGTCGCACGAAAAGACGAAAGAAATGCATGCCGACACCTCGACGACATCGATCGACGAAACTGCAGTGACGACGGAAGTTACGAATTCACCGGAGGAACAGGAAAGATTATCGCCAAATAACGTCGGAGTTGAAGTATCCTCACCGCATGGAACTTCTGCGCTTGACACAACGAGTTACACGGAACCGGGTCAGTCCTCTTCTGCGCGTCAGGAAACTTCGAGTGGTCCTGAATTACCTTCTGATGTAGGGACGACGGGGAACAGCAGCGAGTCACTCATCGAAGTTGGGAAGTCTGCGGAATTGAACGACGCACTCCGTATCTCTTTCCCGAATTCAAGTGTTCCCCAACGAGCCGATATATTGCCGCAGCGGACATCAACGCGAGACGAATCCTCGAGCGCAGGCACGGCGAACGTGACGGAGAAAGCACACGCGGACGCATCCGAGAGGGATCTTGCCACACGGGAGCAATCTGATCAGCGTGTCATAAGGGAAATGCCCAGGCAGAACGACGAGCCACACGTCGTGACGGTGGAAGCTCTACTATCCGCCGTGAAATCGCTGCCGCAGCAGTTTTTGACGCCGTTCATAACTGCGATGCAAATGCTGTCGCCCGAGAAAGGTGATGTCAACGTAACTTCCGACGTGCAACTTATGAATCGATTAAATACCTTACACGATATGAAGACCGATGACCCCAAAACCGGCGTGTCTGAGGCCGAAATCAGCGACAGGAACGTCGGCGCACCAAGAACCGCTGACGCTGACGAAGAAATGCCTGTTTCTGCAACCGTGCTTGAAAACACAACTGGATCGGAAGAAGGATCGCTTCGGGAGAAGGATCGAAAAGATAAACATCCGGACAAAAGTTCTAAAAAATTGAGGAGCAGCAAGATTGCCGATAAGAAGATCGACAGATCTAAACTTCCGGATTCTCGGATGGCAAAGTCCCGCTCGAGCGTTCCAGACATTAAGCAACAGCATCAGGATGTCAGATCGGTACGTACAGACACGAACGGGTCTAACATTTCGCAAACTAACATCGCGACGGATCTGACATCCGAAACGTTTTCCGATTCGCTGGACTTAATGGACAAAGACAATCCCGAAGAATCACAGACTACGAATGAAGTGGCAGCGTCGAGTGTAGGAATAGCCGGAGTGCCGGACGTCGCCAGGGAAATACATTCACGTAAGAATTCTTTAGAGATAGTTGACACGCCTGCGAGAGATAATAATCAAGAAAAATCTGTCGAGGACGAAACGGTGTCGGAGGCAAGATCAGCTGAGGAAATGCATTCAGGTGAATCATCGAGCTCTCATGTGCAACCGTTAACAGCATCTTCAACGCATGATCAATCTATCGTTCAGAAACCTCTCGAGCTTACAATCGCAGGCGATAGCTCGACTGATACGCCATCATCATCAAAGGAAGCAAAAAGCTCTTCCGAAAAAGCATCTCATGAAAAGCTTCTCGCTGATAACGCCTTTACAGACATTGAtccatttttaaaaagtgattCGTCGCAAGATAAAAGTTATTCATTAGCTTCTATAAACGATTCTAACGCGGAAAAATCGGTCTCTCAATCGACGACGGAAACAAATGTTTCACAAAATGATCCGATCGTGCATAATTCTAACGCTGATCATCCGCCTGTTTCGCGCGAAGTAATAACGAACGTGACTAATATGCAATCAAATGAACAGGATATTAACAAACGAGACGAACGACAATCAAACGATTCATCTCGCGCGCATGTTTCAACATCACCAACCTCGTCAATTTCATCTCCCGATCATTCTCTCGACGTTAAATCACCGCCCATCGAAATATTCGATAATCACGGAACGACATTGCATcatgataaaaatgatacaaaGCCGATCGTTTCGAAAAATGCGGTGCACGTTTCGGAAAAAGTAGAACAGACAATTTCGGTCACATATCACACTCCCGCGAGCGACGATAAAAATGAAACTACGTTGAAAGAAAACGTGCCCGTTGAACAAAATACGGTCAATAATTTATCCATTACTCAATCGCGAATCGACGAAAATATCCTATCACCGTTAACACACTCGCGTGCCCCCGAAAAAATGGATTTAAAGAATCTGCATGATCAAGGGACGGAAATTACATTTGTCCCGGCAAAATCTGACAGTTCAATGATCGAACCGACCTCAG
The nucleotide sequence above comes from Temnothorax longispinosus isolate EJ_2023e chromosome 4, Tlon_JGU_v1, whole genome shotgun sequence. Encoded proteins:
- the Lubel gene encoding uncharacterized protein Lubel isoform X5; translation: MNNPGAEKWRPMAISNPSTKLRMARSMPHWVMTQQQQQADQQHRRPPTPPKIPPPSLSGDCGDPDYEIIEFPTRPQAQAPSTPRSNAGKCALCGIENVFARCDTCNENYCEACDDMNHKHPKRRGHVRRRILTDNASRSRPPLPPKGENLLNPPPVPPPRRNRKTTQAKSALIKGSAQLPLLDKVGSLKRNFSNAKPPSDSSARVSKSTSTLNTSSNDASGSGTDKMTTLQERYRKYQEVMRAQDANRRRHPSADTRDTLSGRPLSLGSPKPAPPLPPPPPPRTMIQSASVCDLTAAHMWNSGMHQAQSMAHLGPGGVPMMWYPPGNPWDMSMGGSNVSLHHPNAWGYPVSYPSVQMLPPHYPGSLSRGHSPARSVKSSRRSRPASPSPSLKSKKSYASRPRSRRSPGSPSDASSENSDESDVDDRLSRGSRSRRGSVPRSIRQRNYHDEDTRSLVSRGRRERLISEERMTNAEDQWSESPSSKRYSTSPRSYDELQKSNTISSGRRYNHDDRSASKVDPRLDRVQNGTYRDRRRRSTDDESSDRKVNTPGRARVTSSSDDHFERVENALKRASSLRRDIMLDDLERSSTRRDSRRSSFESDGQIRKTPSRDVASPKRTPGERTRLLERQSSQGGHSNRDRANMDEIESRSTRREQQTRDVSRERELLARRESFRRKDTLDDLDRTSNKRSSGRSSFESDNQGSRKTPSKEMPIRKQEDKEDRDLPKTGDLQVTDRQRSIEGRQSKDSVRTAEVQQKKQGNAETKQQTRTSQLEKEPKAKRDTIESTSASSKKIDEMEIPKEEWACEHCTFINKINDRVCVVCCKTKSSALPPSVSNDDPAAAAGPIEPRAKNEAPNNVGDPEKRTKKISNSEESGDSGSVKNKEAIVPDNDSLVENSKTTITAVAAQAKEASTDAALPVENLSLEASSSALTSSSIANTSKADTNATPREERIRGKLSKSHSVSTGTSPPPQSISTQTYDYLPAKGTLGRSASVGTPKSYLYYDDSDGEEQAGFVNSPDLYPRTLQEQYLQQLITGQRSRERTRRNSIDSSHLYYRSREPSQSRYAEAGPSASQGISTLTRQGLEIVEILREAEKQGFTTDDVQVALAQGAPNPIEWLQTQWPHLVETVQVLVTAQGKELKENSIGVLSPAEAKEALRSVKGDMWNAVATAIQRRQQKCEQIMAKGNFALADVVRALDNNTGVEDATLLELQKNQLKPFLLRIWGPPVGVENEEAAPHEDAAGAVGGTGIGPVEQVPNVSDTEAQKQVMSPIVDHFVALQADFQKQLAALRELTDNWRHEKDPPNKLGNNKSDNLYDRSDEPTVLIDPNLVPRAVQQAPDVAEPSDLAITRQEQATVDSRDDSKYSLNATKPTEDLDQVDAALPTEIPATTINDLAKTSAMDSSRAPEYSSKTDDDRLTGESSTIDTDKTVVRITGPELSKSDGQKSESDDVEVKQTARSHEKTKEMHADTSTTSIDETAVTTEVTNSPEEQERLSPNNVGVEVSSPHGTSALDTTSYTEPGQSSSARQETSSGPELPSDVGTTGNSSESLIEVGKSAELNDALRISFPNSSVPQRADILPQRTSTRDESSSAGTANVTEKAHADASERDLATREQSDQRVIREMPRQNDEPHVVTVEALLSAVKSLPQQFLTPFITAMQMLSPEKGDVNVTSDVQLMNRLNTLHDMKTDDPKTGVSEAEISDRNVGAPRTADADEEMPVSATVLENTTGSEEGSLREKDRKDKHPDKSSKKLRSSKIADKKIDRSKLPDSRMAKSRSSVPDIKQQHQDVRSRIARRLLAEGRAANYDEAEIAASLLALKFGDAEALQAAKECPSVESALAFLQQECELCTGRFAMSQIVSMLKCVHRCCNECARNYFTIQISDRNITDAVCPYCKEPNLKDASEDEVLEYFSNLDIQLKTLLDPPIHELFQRKLRDRTLMQDPNFKWCIQCSSGFYADPGQKRLICPDCRSVTCAFCRRPWEKQHEGLSCEKFAAWKDENDPDNQAAGLAQHLADNGIDCPKCKFRYSLSRGGCMHFTCSQCKYEFCCGCGKAFMMGAKCAVSPYCAKLGLHAHHPRNCLFYLRDKEPAQLQQLLRENGIGYDTEGPVGERRCKVQLQKETPTGVVDAVCNSDVVEGHAGLCRQHYIEYLAGLVLKGRLDPVGIFDLNDAKQELRRRGKVPPAKDQEMSERDYLEACIQVVKQEIPLE
- the Lubel gene encoding uncharacterized protein Lubel isoform X4; translation: MNNPGAEKWRPMAISNPSTKLRMARSMPHWVMTQQQQQADQQHRRPPTPPKIPPPSLSGDCGDPDYEIIEFPTRPQAQAPSTPRSNAGKCALCGIENVFARCDTCNENYCEACDDMNHKHPKRRGHVRRRILTDNASRSRPPLPPKGENLLNPPPVPPPRRNRKTTQAKSALIKGSAQLPLLDKVGSLKRNFSNAKPPSDSSARVSKSTSTLNTSSNDASGSGTDKMTTLQERYRKYQEVMRAQDANRRRHPSADTRDTLSGRPLSLGSPKPAPPLPPPPPPRTMIQSASVCDLTAAHMWNSGMHQAQSMAHLGPGGVPMMWYPPGNPWDMSMGGSNVSLHHPNAWGYPVSYPSVQMLPPHYPGSLSRGHSPARSVKSSRRSRPASPSPSLKSKKSYASRPRSRRSPGSPSDASSENSDESDVDDRLSRGSRSRRGSVPRSIRQRNYHDEDTRSLVSRGRRERLISEERMTNAEDQWSESPSSKRYSTSPRSYDELQKSNTISSGRRYNHDDRSASKVDPRLDRVQNGTYRDRRRRSTDDESSDRKVNTPGRARVTSSSDDHFERVENALKRASSLRRDIMLDDLERSSTRRDSRRSSFESDGQIRKTPSRDVASPKRTPGERTRLLERQSSQGGHSNRDRANMDEIESRSTRREQQTRDVSRERELLARRESFRRKDTLDDLDRTSNKRSSGRSSFESDNQGSRKTPSKEMPIRKQEDKEDRDLPKTGDLQVTDRQRSIEGRQSKDSVRTAEVQQKKQGNAETKQQTRTSQLEKEPKAKRDTIESTSASSKKIDEMEIPKEEWACEHCTFINKINDRVCVVCCKTKSSALPPSVSNDDPAAAAGPIEPRAKNEAPNNVGDPEKRTKKISNSEESGDSGSVKNKAIVPDNDSLVENSKTTITAVAAQAKEASTDAALPVENLSLEASSSALTSSSIANTSKADTNATPREERIRGKLSKSHSVSTGTSPPPQSISTQTYDYLPAKGTLGRSASVGTPKSYLYYDDSDGETEHLFQEQAGFVNSPDLYPRTLQEQYLQQLITGQRSRERTRRNSIDSSHLYYRSREPSQSRYAEAGPSASQGISTLTRQGLEIVEILREAEKQGFTTDDVQVALAQGAPNPIEWLQTQWPHLVETVQVLVTAQGKELKENSIGVLSPAEAKEALRSVKGDMWNAVATAIQRRQQKCEQIMAKGNFALADVVRALDNNTGVEDATLLELQKNQLKPFLLRIWGPPVGVENEEAAPHEDAAGAVGGTGIGPVEQVPNVSDTEAQKQVMSPIVDHFVALQADFQKQLAALRELTDNWRHEKDPPNKLGNNKSDNLYDRSDEPTVLIDPNLVPRAVQQAPDVAEPSDLAITRQEQATVDSRDDSKYSLNATKPTEDLDQVDAALPTEIPATTINDLAKTSAMDSSRAPEYSSKTDDDRLTGESSTIDTDKTVVRITGPELSKSDGQKSESDDVEVKQTARSHEKTKEMHADTSTTSIDETAVTTEVTNSPEEQERLSPNNVGVEVSSPHGTSALDTTSYTEPGQSSSARQETSSGPELPSDVGTTGNSSESLIEVGKSAELNDALRISFPNSSVPQRADILPQRTSTRDESSSAGTANVTEKAHADASERDLATREQSDQRVIREMPRQNDEPHVVTVEALLSAVKSLPQQFLTPFITAMQMLSPEKGDVNVTSDVQLMNRLNTLHDMKTDDPKTGVSEAEISDRNVGAPRTADADEEMPVSATVLENTTGSEEGSLREKDRKDKHPDKSSKKLRSSKIADKKIDRSKLPDSRMAKSRSSVPDIKQQHQDVRSRIARRLLAEGRAANYDEAEIAASLLALKFGDAEALQAAKECPSVESALAFLQQECELCTGRFAMSQIVSMLKCVHRCCNECARNYFTIQISDRNITDAVCPYCKEPNLKDASEDEVLEYFSNLDIQLKTLLDPPIHELFQRKLRDRTLMQDPNFKWCIQCSSGFYADPGQKRLICPDCRSVTCAFCRRPWEKQHEGLSCEKFAAWKDENDPDNQAAGLAQHLADNGIDCPKCKFRYSLSRGGCMHFTCSQCKYEFCCGCGKAFMMGAKCAVSPYCAKLGLHAHHPRNCLFYLRDKEPAQLQQLLRENGIGYDTEGPVGERRCKVQLQKETPTGVVDAVCNSDVVEGHAGLCRQHYIEYLAGLVLKGRLDPVGIFDLNDAKQELRRRGKVPPAKDQEMSERDYLEACIQVVKQEIPLE